Sequence from the Pseudomonas frederiksbergensis genome:
CCGCATCACCGCCAAACGCTTGCAAGTGCAACCGGGGGACACGGTACGGGCCGTACCGCTGCATAAACAAGGCCGGCAGGCGAAGGCGGCATAACGACCCGCTGTATTTCTTTGTAATTACTTGCCCTCATGCAACGTGAGGGCAAGGCAACACAAGCAACGGACAACAACTTCCCCGTCAGCCGACATAGCGACGAAGTACAACTAGCAATACTTATCAACAAATGCAAAGTTGCTCCATCCCCGGGCCAACCCCATACTTTGCGACATCGCCCCGCCGCAATGAAAATGATCATGATAAAAAATCTAATCTCGAAGAAAAATTCGCCTACAGACATAGCGAAAACAATTAAAGAATTGGACATGACATCGGAAGCACGACAACTGATTTCTCAACTGATGGCCGAACCAGCCTTCGCCACGGCGCAATCCCGGCGGGCAACAATAATGAACATCACAAACACACACACGAGAACCCTGGTACTGCACAAGACCAACAAGGTCAACATAAGTATCAAATTATCCAAGTTCGACCCTACCCCCGCCCCGCTGTATTCAGTGCCCGGCCAAAGCATTTTATTCGCGCTCGACCAACCATTCGAGATCCAGCGATACACTGTCAAGGAGGGTCGTATCGAAAAGGCGGACATTGCAATGATCGACAAGAAAAATCCGTTGATCATCGATGGTCATCATACGTTGTTTGACTATATCCAAACACGTCGGGAGCCAGCCAAACTGACAGGGAGAATTAATTTTCCAAACAGAGCCATGGATATCAGCGTATTTGATCGTGTCTCGCTGCGTAAGATCGCCTGGTTACCTCACGATGAAAGTGCTGCCCGTTATCTGGTGAGCCTGGAACTGCTCGACACAATTCAGGACCCTGAAATGCACAGGGTCGCGGGGGAACTGATCTACCACTATCACCCCGCCGTGGCATGGAAGGCCTTTCAGATCCTCTATCGGACCGACCGATTAAACGCTTTGAACTACGTCCAACTGCTGAAAAAACACCAGAACGCCCGACTGGACGACTTACTCCGGCCTCTGGAGGCAGCATGAACCTAAAGACATTTATCACGCGCTTGGAAACTTATGATAGGCAGCGAGACAATACGAGGATTATCGAAGACCTACGGCAACTAGCCAGAAACCGTTCTTTATTGAGCGATCATATTTATGCAACGATCCAGCAGGACGGTTTTAGCACGCACAACAGTATTTACAATGCTTATGTATTTGTTCTGCATAGCAATGAGGAATTCACCCTTCGCCTGGGCTTCTGGTCACCCGTCAACAGCACCGATGAGAGCGAAACATTTATCTATGATTTAAATCATAGTCATGACTTTGAAATGTATGCTGCCGGCTACAGCGGTGATGGTTACATAACCGTCATCCGGGAAATACTCGACGACTTGCCATTGAAAGCGGGTAAATCTCCCCGGCTGGGAGTAGAACGCAAAATAAAACTTGCACCGGGTGAAGTCCTTTACATGCCTGCATTACGAGAAGTCCATAAACAAAGCGCGCCACAGGCAATGTCCGCATCCCTGAGCTTACTCATTCACCCTGAAGGGTTGATAAGGACCGACGAAGCATGGTGCTTCGATAGAAACCATGTCCCGCTTTACCCTGGCATTACTTCGCAGGAGACGGCGCTGTTTACAGACACGCTGTCGTTGCTAAAAACCGAGCTGCCCTGGGCCGCTCAATAATCGGAGATGTGAACCAACCATGAATCATTCGATGAAAAACTGGGATGAAGCTCCCTTGCTACGTGCAGCGGCCAAAGCGCTGGATACAGCCGTCCAATTGAAACAGGAAGGCGACATGCCCTGCGGCGAATACACGCTTCGCTACAACGTCGCAAACATCCATGAAATAAAAAATATATGGCGGGCAACAGCTCAGGAGGATGACAAATAAGTTATAGGTGTTTTTTCATGGCTGCAGACCTTCCCGGTCTGCGGCCCTTTTTTGGTGCACTGCAAAGCATGGCCCATGCGCGTTCGACATAATCTTTTATCCCCACAGCGTGATAGCCTTTGGCTCTTTGGCGTTGACACTTTTGCTCAAGCCTTTCCATTCCATTGGTGGATCTCATATGTCCAGGCTTTCCCATCAAGATTTGCGTCGCAACTTCCGGCAATTGCTGGCCTCCAAGACGTGCTACCACACCGCCTCCGTGTTCGACCCGATGTCGGCGCGCATTGCCGCCGACCTGGGTTTTGAGGTGGGGATCCTCGGCGGCTCGGTGGCGTCATTGCAAGTGTTGGGCGCACCGGACTTTGCCTTGATCACCCTCAGCGAATTTGCCGAACAGGCGACTCGGATTGGCCGCGTGGCACAATTGCCGTTCATTGCCGACGCTGACCATGGCTACGGCAATGCGCTTAACGTGATGCGTACCATCATCGAACTCGAACGCGCCGGCGTGGCTGCGCTGACCATCGAAGACACCTTGCTGCCGGCCCAGTTTGGCCGCAAGTCCACCGACCTGATCAGCGTGGCCGAAGGCGTCGGCAAGATCCGCGCCGCCCTGGAAGCGCGCGTCGATCCGGAGATGGCCATCATTGCCCGGACCAACGCCGGGATACTGCCGGTCCAGGAGATCATCAGCCGCACCCAGCAATACGAACGTGCCGGCGCCGACGGTATCTGCATGGTGGGCGTCCAGGATTTCGAGCACCTGGAAAAGATCAGCGAGAACCTGAACGTGCCGTTGATGCTGGTGACTTACGGCAACCCGTTGCTGCGAGACGACAAGCGCCTGGCCGAGCTGGGTGTTCGGATCACCATCGATGGCCACGGCGCCTATTTCGCCGCGATCAAAGCGACTTACGACAGCCTGCGGGAGCAGCGTCAGATCTTCACCCAGGCATCAGACCTGAGCGCCACCGAGCTGACCCATACCTACACTCAACCCGAGGAATACATCCGTTGGGCAGAGGAATACATGAGCGTCAAGGAGTAACTGGCTCAGTGTCGAAGCGGCCATCATCGCGAACAAGCTCGCTCCCACAGGGTTTACCGGTGGGAGAGCTCACACCTTCAGCGCTCGCTACGCAACATCTCCTTGGGCACGTATTTGCCGATCTCGAACTTGCCGATAGCGGCGCGGTGGACTTCATCCGGGCCGTCGGCCAGGCGTAGCGTGCGCTGCATGGCATACATGTAGGCCAGTGGAAAATCGTTGGAAACCCCAGCCCCGCCGTGAATCTGGATCGCCCGGTCGATGACTTTCAAAGCCACGTTCGGCGCAACGACCTTGATCTGGGCAATTTCGCTCTTGGCCACTTTGTTGCCGACGGTGTCCATCATGTACGCCGCCTTCAACGTCAGCAGGCGAGCCATGTCGATTTCCATACGCGAGTCGGCGATCTTGTCGATGTTGCCGCCCAGGCGCGCCAACGGCTTGCCGAATGCGGTGCGACTGATGGCGCGCTGGCACATCAACTCCAATGCGCGCTCAGCCATGCCGATCGAGCGCATGCAGTGGTGAATCCGACCTGGGCCGAGGCGGCCTTGGGCAATCTCGAAACCGCGGCCCTCGCCCAACAGGACGTTTTCGTAAGGCACCCGCACATTGTCGAACAGCACCTCGGCGTGGCCGTGGGGCGCATCGTCATAACCAAACACAGGCAATGGCCGGACGATCTTCACCCCGGGCGTGCCCACCGGCACCAGGATCATCGAGTGCTGGGCGTGACGGGGTGCGTCGGGATTGCTAAGGCCCATGAAAATCAGGATTTTGCAGCGCGGGTCGCAGGCGCCTGAGGTCCACCACTTCTTGCCGTTGATCACCCACTCGTCCCCGTCGCGCTCGGCACGGGCAGCCATGTTGGTGGCGTCGGAGGACGCGACGTCCGGTTCGGTCATGGCGAAGGCCGAGCGAATTTCGCCCCGCAGCAACGGCTCGAGCCAGCGTTGCTTCTGTTCTTCATTGGCGTAGCGCACCAGCACTTCCATGTTGCCGGTGTCCGGCGCCGAGCAGTTGAACGGCTCCGGCCCCAGCAGCGAGCGCCCCATGATTTCCGCCAGCGGCGCGTATTCCAGATTGGTCAGTCCGGCGCCCAGTTCGGATTCGGGCAGGAACAGATTCCACAGCCCCTCGGCCCGGGCCTTGGCCTTGAGCTCCTCCATGATCGCCGTCGGCTGCCAACGGTCGCCTTCGGCCACTTGTCGTTCGAAAACCGCTTCGGCCGGGTAGACATAGGCATCCATGAACGCCGTGACACGCTCACGCAGTTCCTGCACCTTGGGGGAATAGGCAAAATCCATGGGAAAGCACCTTCTTGGCAGAGGTTGTTTTAGGTCATGGAATCGATGCTAGTTGAGCTACGAAAATTTACCTAACCTATTCTCGGCGTGTATTAACATTCATCACCGATATATGGTTCACTGATTTGCATCGCCACCCGGCACCTCATACAAGCCCAAGAATAAGAGTGCAGCGCCATGAATCTGAGCAAGGTCGACCTCAACCTTTTCATTGTCTTCGATGCGATCTACACCGAAGCCAACCTGACCCGCGCCGGGCAGATCGTCGGCATCACTCAGCCGGCCGTGTCCAATGCCCTGGCGCGTTTGCGCGAGACCTTCAACGACCCG
This genomic interval carries:
- a CDS encoding transposase, giving the protein MNLKTFITRLETYDRQRDNTRIIEDLRQLARNRSLLSDHIYATIQQDGFSTHNSIYNAYVFVLHSNEEFTLRLGFWSPVNSTDESETFIYDLNHSHDFEMYAAGYSGDGYITVIREILDDLPLKAGKSPRLGVERKIKLAPGEVLYMPALREVHKQSAPQAMSASLSLLIHPEGLIRTDEAWCFDRNHVPLYPGITSQETALFTDTLSLLKTELPWAAQ
- a CDS encoding oxaloacetate decarboxylase → MSRLSHQDLRRNFRQLLASKTCYHTASVFDPMSARIAADLGFEVGILGGSVASLQVLGAPDFALITLSEFAEQATRIGRVAQLPFIADADHGYGNALNVMRTIIELERAGVAALTIEDTLLPAQFGRKSTDLISVAEGVGKIRAALEARVDPEMAIIARTNAGILPVQEIISRTQQYERAGADGICMVGVQDFEHLEKISENLNVPLMLVTYGNPLLRDDKRLAELGVRITIDGHGAYFAAIKATYDSLREQRQIFTQASDLSATELTHTYTQPEEYIRWAEEYMSVKE
- a CDS encoding acyl-CoA dehydrogenase, which encodes MDFAYSPKVQELRERVTAFMDAYVYPAEAVFERQVAEGDRWQPTAIMEELKAKARAEGLWNLFLPESELGAGLTNLEYAPLAEIMGRSLLGPEPFNCSAPDTGNMEVLVRYANEEQKQRWLEPLLRGEIRSAFAMTEPDVASSDATNMAARAERDGDEWVINGKKWWTSGACDPRCKILIFMGLSNPDAPRHAQHSMILVPVGTPGVKIVRPLPVFGYDDAPHGHAEVLFDNVRVPYENVLLGEGRGFEIAQGRLGPGRIHHCMRSIGMAERALELMCQRAISRTAFGKPLARLGGNIDKIADSRMEIDMARLLTLKAAYMMDTVGNKVAKSEIAQIKVVAPNVALKVIDRAIQIHGGAGVSNDFPLAYMYAMQRTLRLADGPDEVHRAAIGKFEIGKYVPKEMLRSER